One Gadus morhua chromosome 23, gadMor3.0, whole genome shotgun sequence DNA segment encodes these proteins:
- the and1 gene encoding actinodin1, which produces MTGSRRMSASCMFLTGLVAVLLMPDLSSAGAIVTKTKREAGASVQERAAEQASSRQLVRNRRNISWYKQHADFWSWYKYFTDNGNQEAVQELDRIYLAYLQNKNRAEGRRSYKAYLSHLGDIYKSCADSEDPKCVATHTTRPTPEPPKPAPVKTCDPTKDAHCLYAALMQGKSPYLPLVLPATKAAVAAPAPVYARGPAPAKNPRSGYYYYSPSVQPFLTKEQKAELLRICSPEDVECLQYHLKAAFGYKPAAGPLPSYAHLGCDPKKDPGCQPQLVQKAPSGVYLKYPNCDPLRDPRCAYEAALSAPRAPNPPARAGPGSCNPLTEEGCNPLTATKFASPPEKYGAEQQEDAAAAAAIRAAPAEQRSDPYAVFRDAFAHAHANRAPDPYAAYRQASGQAAAAQANDPYAMYRRASPQANDPYAMYRQASAQDNDPYAMYRGQAPTQAPANDPYAMYRQASAASQENDPYAMYRQASAQDNDPYAMYRGQAPTEPPANDPYAMLRKLMSRAQSNDPHAPRTGAAAAAPEADANDPFAALREASRRAQGPYGARQSAPAQPEQQQHPLGPPGKTREGYDCYIGYDRECYAVKAAEPRAGPGPRPHPAEPYEPHLNADGSRNGVMEPSNPDCDPEYDRDCRLRRYEPRPEAEPEAQPEATQHAEEEEESYRQGATESELEPYQSGQEEPYMPYPQQQAPQGMPNFQDMLRGYGDQFADRGDHRAYADDYRQK; this is translated from the exons ATTTATCGTCCGCAGGGGCTATTGTAACCAAGACCAAGAGAGaag cGGGAGCTAGCGTCCAGGAGAGGGCAGCAGAGCAGGCCTCCAGCAGACAGCTGGTGAGGAACAGGAGGAACATCAGCTGGTACAAGCAGCACGCCGACTTCTGGAGCTGGTACAAGTACTTCACTGACAACGGGAACCAAGAGGCG gtaCAAGAGCTGGACCGGATCTACCTGGCCTACCTGCAGAACAAGAACCGCGCCGAGGGCCGGCGGTCCTACAAGGCCTACCTCAGCCACCTGGGGGACATCTACAAGTCCTGCGCCGATTCCGAGGACCCCAAGTGCGTGGCGACCCACACCACGCGGCCCACCCCCGAGCCCCCCAAGCCGGCCCCCGTGAAGACCTGTGACCCCACCAAGGACGCCCACTGCCTGTACGCCGCGCTGATGCAGGGCAAGAGCCCCTACCTGCCCCTGGTGCTGCCCGCCACCAAGGCCGCCGTCGCCGCCCCCGCCCCGGTCTACGCCCGCGGCCCCGCGCCCGCCAAGAACCCCCGGTCCgggtactactactactccccGTCCGTGCAGCCCTTCCTGACTAAG gAGCAGAAGGCGGAGCTTCTGCGCATCTGCTCCCCGGAGGACGTGGAGTGCCTGCAGTACCACCTGAAGGCCGCCTTCGGGTACAAGCCTGCCGCCGGACCCCTGCCCTCCTACGCCCATCTGGGCTGCGACCCCAAGAAAGACCCCGGCTGCCAGCCCCAACTGGTGCAGAAGGCGCCCTCCGGGGTCTACCTGAAGTACCCCAACTGCGACCCCCTCCGGGACCCCCGATGCGCCTACGAAGCCGCCCTCTCG GCGCCCCgtgcccccaacccccccgcccGCGCCGGCCCTGGGTCCTGCAACCCACTGACGGAGGAGGGCTGCAACCCCCTCACCGCCACCAAGTTCGCCAGCCCGCCGGAGAAGTACGGGGCTGAGCAGCaggaggacgccgccgccgccgccgccatccgCGCCGCCCCGGCGGAGCAGCGCAGCGACCCCTACGCCGTGTTCAGGGACGCCTTCGCCCACGCGCACGCCAACAGAGCCCCCGACCCGTACGCCGCGTACCGTCAGGCTAGCGGCCAGGCCGCCGCGGCGCAGGCTAACGACCCCTACGCCATGTACCGCCGGGCGTCCCCTCAGGCTAACGACCCTTATGCTATGTACCGTCAGGCTAGCGCCCAAGACAACGACCCGTACGCCATGTACCGCGGCCAGGCCCCGACCCAGGCCCCGGCTAACGACCCCTACGCCATGTACCGCCAAGCTAGCGCTGCCTCACAAGAGAACGACCCCTATGCCATGTACCGCCAGGCTTCCGCGCAAGACAACGACCCGTACGCGATGTACCGCGGCCAGGCCCCCACCGAGCCCCCGGCTAACGACCCCTACGCCATGCTGCGCAAGCTCATGTCTCGAGCCCAGTCCAACGACCCCCACGCCCCGCGCacgggcgccgccgccgccgccccggagGCCGACGCTAACGACCCCTTCGCCGCTCTCCGCGAGGCGTCTCGCCGCGCCCAGGGCCCGTACGGCGCCCGGCAGAGCGCCCCCGCCCAgccggagcagcagcagcaccccctGGGGCCCCCTGGGAAGACCAGGGAGGGCTACGACTGCTACATTGGCTACGACCGCGAGTGCTACGCGGTGAAGGCCGCCGAGCCGCGcgccggccccgggccccgccctCACCCGGCCGAGCCCTACGAGCCCCACCTCAACGCCGACGGCTCCCGTAACGGCGTCATGGAGCCCAGCAACCCCGACTGCGACCCGGAGTACGACCGGGACTGCCGACTGCGCCGCTACGAGCCGCGGCCGGAGGCGGAGCCTGAGGCCCAGCCGGAGGCCACGCAGcacgcggaggaggaggaggagagctacCGCCAGGGGGCGACAGAGAGCGAGCTGGAGCCCTACCAGAGCGGGCAGGAGGAGCCCTACATGCCCTACCCCCAGCAGCAGGCCCCCCAGGGCATGCCCAACTTCCAGGACATGTTGAGGGGCTACGGCGACCAGTTTGCCGACCGCGGAGACCACCGGGCATACGCAGACGACTACCgccagaaataa